AAAAGCAAGCCGCTAGGGTGCTCCAGCAAAAGAAGGATGCTGCAGCTTAAAGCTCTTGGCTTTGACAATATCGAGCCACTCAGAGGGAATGTTATCACCAGGCTAAAAAAGCTGGATGACGGAGAATACTGTGGAATTATTCTGGCTGCCGCCGGGATTAAGAGGCTTGGACTGGAAAACAGGATCAGCAGGTATTTTACAACGGAAGAAATAATGCCTGCGGCCTGTCAGGGAATCATTGCCGTTCAGACCAGGAAAGGTGAAGATACACGCTATCTCGCTAATTTCCATAGTGAAAGGTCAAAAATAGTTTCCGATGCCGAACGTGCCTTTGTTGCCGCTTTGGATGGAGGCTGCTCATCGCCGGTTGCAGCTTATGCATATTTCGAAAACGATAAATTAGTGCTAAGAGGGCTCTATGTGAACGAAGAAAAAAATATAGCAATAAAAGGTATAGAGTATGGCAGGGCTGAAGATGCAGTCAAAATGGGTATTTCGCTTGCAAAGAGGCTCAAGGGGGAGGCGTGCTGACTTCATGAAAAAGGGCTTTGTGGTTTTGGTAGGGGCAGGTCCGGGCGACAGGGGGTTTTTAACCCTTAAAGGAATGGAATATATAAAAAAGGCTGAGGTTGTTGTTTATGACAGGCTTGTTTCAGATGATATTCTGGAGCTGATACCGGACAATGCAAAAAAAATAGATGTGGGTAAGGAAAGCGGCAGGCATCCGGTGCCTCAGGAAGAAATCAACAGAATTCTTGTGGATGAAGCCTTAGCGGGAAAACTGGTAATAAGGTTAAAGGGTGGAGATCCCTTTGTATTCGGACGCGGCGGAGAAGAGCTGGAGCTTCTGGAGCTAAACGGGATTCCTTTCGAGGTGGTTCCGGGTATTACCTCAGCGATTTCTGCGCCTGCATTTGCAGGGATTCCCATAACCCACAGGGATTATTGCAGCAGCTTTCACGTCATAACGGGACATCAAAAGAAGGGCGAAGAGCTGTCGGTTAACTTCAAAGCACTTGTACAGTCAGGAGGCACATTAGTCTTTCTAATGGGGATTTCTTCTCTGCGACAAATACTTGATGGACTTTTGGCAGAAGGTATGGATAAGCATATGCCGGCTGCAATTATTGAAAATGGAACAAGAGCCGGTCAGAGAAAAATTCTGGGCACAATTGAAAACCTTTATGAAAAGGCTGTAGAGAAAAGCGTCGAATCTCCTGCCGTTATTGTGGTAGGAAAGGTTTGTGGTCTGAGTGACAGATTTGACTGGTATTCAAAAAGAGAGCTCATGGGTGTGAAAATCATTGTAACAAGACCTAAGGACTCTGCCGGTACATTGACCGCCAAGCTTAAGGAACTGGGTGCAGATGTTATAGAATATCCATGCATTGAGATAAAGGAAATTGAAAATAACAGCCGGTTGGAAAGAGTAGTAAGCAACATCAAAGAGTACTCATGGATTGTTTTTACAAGTAAAAACGGAGTTAATATCCTGTTTGAATATTTGAAGAGGCAAAAGAAGGACATTAGAATTCTGGCCGGTCAAAAATTTGCCGCAATCGGGAGTCAGACTGCTGAAACGCTTGCCGGCTACGGAATTATAGCAGACTACATACCTGAGATTTTTGACGGAAAGCATCTGGCGGAAGGGCTTTGTAAAATAGCGGGTGCTGATGAAAAAATACTTCTTTTGAGAGCTTTAAAGGGTAGTGCTGAAATAACGGCTGTTCTAAAAGAAAATGAAAGAGCATTTGAAGATGTTCCGGTATATGATACCTTATATGTCAATAAGGGAAGCCGGGACATAGAGGCTCTAATAAATGGTAATCCAGGCATTTATGTGACATTTACGAGCGCATCGACTGTTGAAGGCTTTGTCGGATCAATACAAGGAATTGACTTAGGCAAGATAACGGGAATATGTATTGGCAGCCAAACTTCAAAAGCTGCTGAAAAATATGGAATCAAGCACTATATATCGGATGAGGCAACCATTGATTCAATGATAAGTAAAATTACGGAGGTGCAATATGAACGCAATACGGCCACGAAGACTGAGAAATGATAAAAACATAAGGGATTTGGCAAGAGAAACAAGGATTTCATCCAAAGCATTAATACTTCCATTGTTCATAAAGGAAGGGAACGGAATTATCGAGCCCATAGAATCTTTAGAGGGACATAACTATTACAGCCCCGATACCGTACAGGCAGGGATAGAAGATATTCTTAATGCCAACGTTAAATCGGTTTTGCTTTTCGGTATTCCCGATAAAAAAGATGATGAAGGGAGCGGAGCTTATAGCGAAGACGGAGTCGTACAAAAAGCCGTAAGGAAAATCAAGGAAAGGTATCCGGAAATAACTGTAATAACAGATGTCTGTATGTGCGAATATACGGCAAACGGACACTGCGGCATAGTGAAGGACGGCAAGGTCATAAATGACCTGACGCTTCCCTACATTGCTAAAATCGCTCTTTCCCATGTTGAAGCCGGGGCTGATATTGTCGCTCCGTCAGACATGATGGACAACAGGGTTGCAGAAATAAGGAAAACCCTTGAGGGCAAAGGCTTTCATGATACTCCAATCATGTCGTATTCAGTAAAATATGCTTCGTCGTTTTACGGACCGTTCAGAGATGTGGCCAAATCTGCTCCAGCCTTTGGGGACAGAAAGACATACCAGATGGATTATCACAACAGGCGTGAAGCTTTAAAGGAAGCCATGCTGGATATTCAGGAGGGTGCGGATATTTTGATGGTAAAGCCGGCCATGGCTTATCTTGACATTATAAGAGAGCTTAAGGATAAAACACAAAACCCCATTTGCGCATACAGCGTAAGCGGTGAGTACGCAATGATAAAAAGCGCTGCCAAGTTGGGCCTTGTTAATGAATATGCTGTTATGTGCGAAAGTGCCGTCAGTATGTTCAGAGCAGGTGCGGACATGCTTATAACGTACTATGCAAAGAAATTATCAAAAGCAATTGAGAAGGGAGATATCGGATGATGAGCAGCAGTTTGATTGACAGAGCCAGGAGTGTAATGCCGGGCGGGGTGAATAGTCCTGTGAGATCTTACAGGGCAGTTGGAGGAGAACCTGTTTTTATAAAAAGAGCGAACGGCTCCAAAATTTATGATGTAGAGGATAGAGAATATATTGATTATGTCTGTTCATGGGGGCCCATGATTCTGGGACATAACAATAAAAAGATAGCAGAAAGCGTCAAAAAGGCTGTCGATTACGGGTTGAGCTTTGGCGCACCGACGGAGAAAGAAGTAATAATGGCTGAGCTTATTACTTCCATGGTTCCGGGAATTGATATGATAAGGATGGTAAACAGCGGAACAGAAGCTGTCATGAGTGCCTTACGGCTTGCCCGTGCCTTTACTGAAAAAAGTAAAATAATAAAATTTGATGGCTGCTACCATGGACACTGCGACAGTATGCTAGTTAAGGCGGGATCGGGGGCTTTGACTCTTTCACATCCCGACAGTCTTGGTGTAACTGGTGAATTTGCAAGAAATACTCTGATTGCAGATTATAATGATATAGAGAGTGTGAGACGACTCTTTGCAGAAAACAAGGGAGAAATTGCTGCTGTCATCCTTGAACCTGTGGCGGCCAATATGGGTGTAGTTCCTCCACGGGATAATTTTCTTGCCGGACTCAGAGCTCTATGTGATGAAAACGGAGCGCTTCTGATTTTTGATGAGGTCATTACAGGATTTAGGCTTTGCCCGGGAGGAGCACAGGAATATTTTGATGTCAGAGCGGATATTGTCACCTTCGGCAAAATTATCGGAGGAGGTATGCCTGTTGGGGCATATGGGGGAAGAAAAGAGATTATGGAGCTTGTATCACCCCTTGGGGGAGTTTATCAGGCGGGTACCCTTTCTGGAAATCCCATAGCGATGGCAGCAGGAATAGCACAGTTGACGGAACTTAAGGAAAACAAGGATATATATTTGCGAATAGACAGAATGGCAGAGTCACTGGAAAAAGGATTTAAGAGGATGGCAAAAGAGCTGGAGCTGACTCTCACTGTGAACAGGGTCGGATCCCTGTTATGCGTATTTTTTACAAAGGAAGCTGTAACTGATTTTAAAACTGCTAAAAGCAGCAATACAAAGCTTTATGCAAAATTTTTCAAGCATATGTTGGATAACGGTATACATATGGCGCCTGCACAATTTGAAGCCATGTTTGTGAGTGATGCGCATACAGAGGAAGACATAGAAAAAACATTGGAAAAAGCAGAAAAATCCTTGAGAGAAATGAAAAACGGAGGAGATTTTGCATGAGAGGAATACTGATACTGGCCCATGGAAGCAGGGAGAAGTCAACAGAGCAGACTTTACAGCAGGTTGTAAAATATCTTGGAGAAATATTCAGTGAGGAAATTATTGAAACTGCATACCTGCAGTTTTCAAACCTGGATCTTCATACCGGGCTTGAAAAGCTGAGAGCAAAAGGTGTTGATAACATAATTGTCATACCTTATTTCCTGTTTGAAGGTGTACACATAAAAGAAGATATTCCGAAGGAAATTGACAAATACCTTAAAGAAAATAAGGATGTAAAAATTACAATGGGAAAGACGCTGGGAGCGGATAAAAGATTGGCGGAAATATTAGCCGACAGGATAAGGGATGCATTATGAAAAAGCAAATATTCATAATCGGATGCGGCCCCGGGGCGCCGGAGGAAATCACCGGACATGGTGCGAAGCTGCTGGAAATCTGCCATGGGGTCTATGCATTTGACAGAATCGGAGATTTGTACAAAGACTTCAAAGAGGGTATTATTAAATGTTCATATCAGGACATCGAAGAGAAAATAAGAAGCTCAAAAGCTCAAAAAATGGCTGTTCTTGTTTCCGGAGATGTGGGATTTTTCAGTATGGCAAAAAGGCTGGATGAAAAATTCAGAATTGATTTTGATGTGTTCTTTACATGCGGAATCAGCAGTCTTCAATATCTTTGCAGTAAAATCAAGCTAAGCTATGAGGATGTCAGAGCTGTGAGCCTCCATGGAAGAGAAGGTAATCTTCCGGGGAGTATCGCATATAACCGGTACACTTTTGTTCTGACCGGCGGGGCTAACAACGCTTCGAAAATATTAAAGGATCTTAAGCAAAATGGCTTGTCAGGGATAAAAGTTACAGCCGGGGAGCTGCTTTCAATGCCGGGTGAAAGAATTTTATGCGGAACGGTGGAGGAGCTTTCTGAGATTTCCTTTGACAGCCTTACGGTTCTTTTGTTTGAGAATGAGAATTGTGTAAACAGGGATATGCCCCTTTTTGACAAGGAGCTTTCAAGGAATGAAACTCCAATGACGAAGCAGGAAGTGCGCTGGGTTGCAGTAAACATGATGAAGATAGAAGCACGGGATGTTTTGTTTGACATAGGGGCGGGCAGCGGCTCGGTAGCTATAGAAATGGCTAGAAAAGCCCACGAAGGATTGGTTTTCGCTATAGAGAAAAAAGACAATGCATTTGAGCTTCTCTGTAAAAACAAGTCCGATCTCGGCGCGTTAAATGTAATACCCGTCTTTGGAGAGGCATTGGAGGAAATAAGGAAGCTGCCTGTCCCGGACAAGGTGTTT
The genomic region above belongs to Defluviitalea saccharophila and contains:
- the hemC gene encoding hydroxymethylbilane synthase yields the protein MKTVRVGSRDSGLAVIQAQMVIDAIKKYDSNIEVELVTMKTTGDRILDKTLDKIGGKGLFVKELDEALRNGGVDITVHSYKDMPMEINSELPVVALSEREDERDVLILPVKQGDKSKPLGCSSKRRMLQLKALGFDNIEPLRGNVITRLKKLDDGEYCGIILAAAGIKRLGLENRISRYFTTEEIMPAACQGIIAVQTRKGEDTRYLANFHSERSKIVSDAERAFVAALDGGCSSPVAAYAYFENDKLVLRGLYVNEEKNIAIKGIEYGRAEDAVKMGISLAKRLKGEAC
- the cobA gene encoding uroporphyrinogen-III C-methyltransferase, translating into MKKGFVVLVGAGPGDRGFLTLKGMEYIKKAEVVVYDRLVSDDILELIPDNAKKIDVGKESGRHPVPQEEINRILVDEALAGKLVIRLKGGDPFVFGRGGEELELLELNGIPFEVVPGITSAISAPAFAGIPITHRDYCSSFHVITGHQKKGEELSVNFKALVQSGGTLVFLMGISSLRQILDGLLAEGMDKHMPAAIIENGTRAGQRKILGTIENLYEKAVEKSVESPAVIVVGKVCGLSDRFDWYSKRELMGVKIIVTRPKDSAGTLTAKLKELGADVIEYPCIEIKEIENNSRLERVVSNIKEYSWIVFTSKNGVNILFEYLKRQKKDIRILAGQKFAAIGSQTAETLAGYGIIADYIPEIFDGKHLAEGLCKIAGADEKILLLRALKGSAEITAVLKENERAFEDVPVYDTLYVNKGSRDIEALINGNPGIYVTFTSASTVEGFVGSIQGIDLGKITGICIGSQTSKAAEKYGIKHYISDEATIDSMISKITEVQYERNTATKTEK
- the hemB gene encoding porphobilinogen synthase, which produces MNAIRPRRLRNDKNIRDLARETRISSKALILPLFIKEGNGIIEPIESLEGHNYYSPDTVQAGIEDILNANVKSVLLFGIPDKKDDEGSGAYSEDGVVQKAVRKIKERYPEITVITDVCMCEYTANGHCGIVKDGKVINDLTLPYIAKIALSHVEAGADIVAPSDMMDNRVAEIRKTLEGKGFHDTPIMSYSVKYASSFYGPFRDVAKSAPAFGDRKTYQMDYHNRREALKEAMLDIQEGADILMVKPAMAYLDIIRELKDKTQNPICAYSVSGEYAMIKSAAKLGLVNEYAVMCESAVSMFRAGADMLITYYAKKLSKAIEKGDIG
- the hemL gene encoding glutamate-1-semialdehyde 2,1-aminomutase, with the protein product MMSSSLIDRARSVMPGGVNSPVRSYRAVGGEPVFIKRANGSKIYDVEDREYIDYVCSWGPMILGHNNKKIAESVKKAVDYGLSFGAPTEKEVIMAELITSMVPGIDMIRMVNSGTEAVMSALRLARAFTEKSKIIKFDGCYHGHCDSMLVKAGSGALTLSHPDSLGVTGEFARNTLIADYNDIESVRRLFAENKGEIAAVILEPVAANMGVVPPRDNFLAGLRALCDENGALLIFDEVITGFRLCPGGAQEYFDVRADIVTFGKIIGGGMPVGAYGGRKEIMELVSPLGGVYQAGTLSGNPIAMAAGIAQLTELKENKDIYLRIDRMAESLEKGFKRMAKELELTLTVNRVGSLLCVFFTKEAVTDFKTAKSSNTKLYAKFFKHMLDNGIHMAPAQFEAMFVSDAHTEEDIEKTLEKAEKSLREMKNGGDFA
- a CDS encoding CbiX/SirB N-terminal domain-containing protein; the protein is MRGILILAHGSREKSTEQTLQQVVKYLGEIFSEEIIETAYLQFSNLDLHTGLEKLRAKGVDNIIVIPYFLFEGVHIKEDIPKEIDKYLKENKDVKITMGKTLGADKRLAEILADRIRDAL
- the cbiE gene encoding precorrin-6y C5,15-methyltransferase (decarboxylating) subunit CbiE, giving the protein MKKQIFIIGCGPGAPEEITGHGAKLLEICHGVYAFDRIGDLYKDFKEGIIKCSYQDIEEKIRSSKAQKMAVLVSGDVGFFSMAKRLDEKFRIDFDVFFTCGISSLQYLCSKIKLSYEDVRAVSLHGREGNLPGSIAYNRYTFVLTGGANNASKILKDLKQNGLSGIKVTAGELLSMPGERILCGTVEELSEISFDSLTVLLFENENCVNRDMPLFDKELSRNETPMTKQEVRWVAVNMMKIEARDVLFDIGAGSGSVAIEMARKAHEGLVFAIEKKDNAFELLCKNKSDLGALNVIPVFGEALEEIRKLPVPDKVFIGGSGGNLDKLVKSLYRANEDVKILITAITLETLTEALEAFKEINFETDIVCLNCSKSKKAGSYNMMIANNPIYIIYGEKNDK